DNA from Alnus glutinosa chromosome 2, dhAlnGlut1.1, whole genome shotgun sequence:
tttcaattacCAAGAtatagttttaagtgtttttatgaaagagagagaaaatgaaattaGATCTTGCCGTCCGttcaatatttcattttttgcaaTTAATGTCTCCTCCTCCCGTCCAATCTATTACTTAGGGTTGAAACGTCTCCCTTCCTCCGCaattcaaattaataaaattaccttttatgatataaaaaatatttagaaaaaggtaaatcatatttttatcatttggaACTAACTGCGGACTGCAgatatttttgataaattgggGAAGAACATTGTAAAAATGATTGTAGTTACTAGATAGAGGGGGGATAAATATAGTTAACCAATTatccaaaatgtttttttttttttttttttaaaaaaaggttcataaaaatagaatataGTGTAAAAATGTGTCAGTAATCGTGTTTTCAAAGAGATTATTACTGAAatcaacattttatttttatttttattttttcatttcagGAATAATAAAAGTCATTGAAAACAATCATATttgtaagttttattttatatttttaaaatagttttctAGAAGCACAACCAGACTTGTCCAATTCAGATGGCTTCCAAAAGAAATAGTCTTCAGGTTGCTCAAGTAAAGAAATAGGACTTGACCATGTCACCTTGTCATTCTTCCTTTAATCACTGGCCTTTTTGGTCCCTCGCCGTCGCCGACGTTGACCAAGCTAAGACATGTATGTTCTTCacctaattagtttaatttgaaTATTAGTATTCActatttagccttttttttaaGTGTTCTCCAAGATAATcaatgaataaataataaatattaatgaattCCAAAAAGTTGGTCCAACAATATTGCTCACCGCCGCTAGGACAATACAGCCGAACTActgtttatatataataacaagtaattaatatcattttttaaatcaatgaGCAAGACTTTCATCCCTGATAATTATCataatttgttttcttcctcctcTCTTCATGCGTACATAGTGGACTTGCAAGTTGCAATGGTTTCAATTATGCTTCAAAAGCCACTTTACTCTTTAGTACATCATTGGATAGAGCAATTACACGAAATTTTTAACCCGAATTTCAtaaaatttggacagaaaatgAAAGAGGATGTGGGTTTTGCGATATTCAAATAGGTGAGCCCTCCAACCTGACAGGTCAAATACTTATTCGGACACTCATGGGCTTGCACTCATCTTCTCCATTTTCGgcccaaatttttttgaatctAAAGCCATATTATGCTCTCGTAGACTTGCATTGTTCCTCACAAATCCCACGTGAAGTTCATGACCTCAATCGAAGCCATAGTGAGTGGTATTATCTTTTAGAAGGAAacagatcctctccattttagttgaaatagagaGGAGTTAGTCCCTtataaaacaaaagataatattgtcattttacttttttgaaaCAATTTTACCCCTTGTCCATAAGAGACCGActcttctccatttcaaataaaatggagagatttgaaatggagatgatccgTTTGCCTTTTAGAAAACCGATGCTttggaagaagatgaaaaggGAGATGAGCTGCAGATGCACATTTTCATGTAGTATCTTTTAATATACATGTAAAGGAGAAAAGTATACAAGCCTCTTTTGCtttctgaaaaaattaaaaaaaaaaaatataaagtatacAGACAGCCCTTACAACAACTCAATCTGAGGTTGAGGAAACCTGCTTTAGAACAACCTTATTGATCACCCTCTCCTACTACAGTTCTTCTCATTCATCTCCAGTCAAACAATAACAATACTCTACTGTACAACAAACAACTCACGAAAAAAGCAGAAAGAGATGGACACAAAATTTGGAAAAGAACCTTTGCTAATGAGACTGAAAACTAATAGCAGCAACATATGGGGCAGCGTATAAGCCCATTTTCATTGCAATCAGGGCAACGTTGGAATCCATACTCACCATCCTCACccccttctcctcctcctcctcctcctccttcttcttcttcttcttcttcttctttttctgctgCTTCTtctgattcttctttttcttcatcacctccataataaattttacaACTACCGGAACAAGTCTCGCAAGGCACAAACCTTACATCCCCACAAGCCTCACAAGCTGAACCAGCACCATGACCACCGTCATCCACTCTTTCGCAAAACTCTACCAACTTCTCGAGCTGCCCATCCTCGTGCAATAGCCGGATTTCTTCAGCCCCGCCGATGTACTTTTCCCCCAGAAACACCCTCGGCAAGCCACCGCCACTAAACCCTTCTCCCATTAGCTCTTTCAGCTCCTCCTTGAACCCGGAATGCATTGACACGTCCCGCTCGTCGACTCGGATTCCAAGGCCTTTTATGATCACTCTCACATGGCAACAGTCCTCGAACGTCTTCCGCACACCTCGGAGGCTCGTGAAATACAAAACAACCTTATCCTTCCCGCATTTGTAGCCATTACTAACAGTACCGTCTACCTTCTTTTCATTGCCGGATTCTGCAATTACTTCTTGATGATGTTGTTTCTCATTGTCCAATGGCCGAAGATGAAATGGGTTATCGGATGGAAGCTCTTGGAGTGATTTTCTGAACGTAGAAATGACTTCGGGATCAAAGTCCGAAATTACAGGCTCGCCTTCGGCCATATGAAGCCACATAGGCTTAGGCGAGGCCGCGCCGTCCTCTTGAAACCTTGATTTCGGGCGATCGAACGGATTCTGAATCGGATTTGGATTGCGAACGATATCAAAAGAAAAGCTCCTGAGATGAATTGGGGACCGGAGAGGACTAACGTCTTCAAGGCCTTCCATCAATTCCCACGCATTGATGG
Protein-coding regions in this window:
- the LOC133859715 gene encoding uncharacterized protein At3g28850-like — protein: MGCASSKQKRCRHCQSHYSPVPRSYSMHVHHPPESRGDSYHVVALTSSTLGSLNQINHSNNKIIDVGDDLNEGNGCYNGYVDETEKKKSKEFTIGLIEAKTWSSMIEEKIPKIIPKTPIRTPPGEPETINAWELMEGLEDVSPLRSPIHLRSFSFDIVRNPNPIQNPFDRPKSRFQEDGAASPKPMWLHMAEGEPVISDFDPEVISTFRKSLQELPSDNPFHLRPLDNEKQHHQEVIAESGNEKKVDGTVSNGYKCGKDKVVLYFTSLRGVRKTFEDCCHVRVIIKGLGIRVDERDVSMHSGFKEELKELMGEGFSGGGLPRVFLGEKYIGGAEEIRLLHEDGQLEKLVEFCERVDDGGHGAGSACEACGDVRFVPCETCSGSCKIYYGGDEEKEESEEAAEKEEEEEEEEGGGGGGGEGGEDGEYGFQRCPDCNENGLIRCPICCCY